CCGCGAGGATCACCGCCAGCACCGTCTCCATCCAGGGGCCGCCGATCCAGAAGAGCGGCGTGCCGAACCGTTCCCGGGTCATCCCCGCCAACACGTGCAGGATCGAGAGAATCACGAACCCCATCTGGAACATGGTTTTCGCCTTCGCCGCCTGGCTCGGCGGGATCATCAGCCCGCGGTAGGCGGCGACGGTCCGGAGGCCGGTGATCAGGATCTCCCGCCCCACCATGACCATCACCATCCAACCGTACACGAAGGGGAGCCGAACCGTCAGCAGCGTGATCAGCGCGGTGCTGGTCAGGATCTTGTCCGCCAGCGGATCCATGAACTTGCCGAATCCGGTGACCACGCCGGCGCGACGCGCGAGCCACCCGTCCACCAGGTCCGTGAGCGCCGCGACCAGAAAGACGAGAAAAGCGATGTATCGTGAGTAAACATTATTAATCAGAAACAAAGTCATAAAGACCGGAGAGAGGAGGATTCGCGATAGCGTGAGCAGGTTCGGCAGGTTCATCTTCCCCCCCGGCTCCCGGAGGCACCCCGCCCTATTCGATCCGGCGACG
Above is a genomic segment from Candidatus Eisenbacteria bacterium containing:
- the pgsA gene encoding CDP-diacylglycerol--glycerol-3-phosphate 3-phosphatidyltransferase, which produces MNLPNLLTLSRILLSPVFMTLFLINNVYSRYIAFLVFLVAALTDLVDGWLARRAGVVTGFGKFMDPLADKILTSTALITLLTVRLPFVYGWMVMVMVGREILITGLRTVAAYRGLMIPPSQAAKAKTMFQMGFVILSILHVLAGMTRERFGTPLFWIGGPWMETVLAVILAATTALTLLTGLHYLLANRAFIRRVLR